GCCTTTAGTTGTCACAATAGTTGTCACAATTTATCCTTTGTAGCTGAGTTAATCACAGCTGATAGTAATACCAATAACTATAGTGAATTGAACACAATATAAATTGGTATAGTCAGTATTAATGCCGCGCACTATACCTAAAGTTAAGTATATTTCCCATTATTTTGTCCGCTCAATAACAGCTGGCTTTTAGCTAAACTAGAAATTTTTTATCGCTATTTACTGATTTTTTTGCAAAAACTATAGTAATTAAAAGGCATTTTAAACGTTTTTTATTAGCGAATAATTAACCATAGATGTGACGTGTATATCAGGTAAATCGCGCCGATAATATTTAATTATTTATTGTTAAGTAATGTATCGAACAAGCATGAGGATGTCTAAAAGAAGAAGTACTTTGGATATAAAAATTGCCGATAAGTCAGACGTTTTACATTAACGTTAGCAAGTTTACTCAAATATTTTGAACATATTAAAGCCCAAGAAGGTCATTTTATCGTGTGAAACATATCAACTCAGCAGAGCAAAACTCAAATGATTAGTTAAGCTCTAGTGATTTTTCAACTTCTAAAAGCATCCATTGTTTTGCCTCAGTAAGGCTGTAAAACACTTCAATATTACTCTTGAAAATACCTTTAACTATATGTTCTTGTATACTGTTACTTAAAACAACGGCTTCTAAAATACAGCCATGGTTTTTACACCATTCGTATAATTCTTTACCTATCACCAAGGTGTCAGGTGAAGCAATTGATTCTTCGTCCCAGACTTCAATTCTTCGCCATTGTTTGAAGCCCTTTGAAATGACAGATTTTTTTATCTCAGAAGAGTGATAAGCCAAGCCAAGCTCGTTAAAAGGGCCTTCAACTGTAGAGATAAAAAGATCATTCTCCCAGATAAAAGTAACTTTGCCGTGTCTATTCATATGAACCTCTCAGATAATAATAACCTCATAAAAATATTTCGTATTTTACATTTATTCAGTAGTTATCTACGATATTTTCAAACGATAAAACCATTATTTAAAGTAATTCGCATGACTTAAATTTAAATTTTCTGCCCTGCGTTATCCACTTTAATAAATTTTTATCATTATTAATTATTAGCACAAAGATTTATATTATTTCAAGTTTAGAAGAAAATCAAACCTGCATTGACCAAGTTTAATTCCGCTTTTTAGTGATTTAAATTGTGGCTCGCAATTCGATATTATTACCGGCTATATCTTTTAAATAAAGTGAACGCCCCATTCCTTGTGCACCATATCTTTCTTCAAAGTCGCCAACCGCAACCCCTTTACTTTGAAGGTATTCTTTCAATGCAGATTCATCAAAGGCTTCTATTTGCAGACAAAAGTGGTCAACGTTATTGCCGGTAGGTTTAGGCGCATCGCCGCCAGCTTTACCTAACGCTGAATTAACATCAACGATATCGATCAGCGAAGCGCCTGCTCTCAGCTGAGTTAAACCAATATCATCGGGTAATTTACGTTCTACTGCACAACCTAAAACATTGCAGTAAAAATTAATCAGTTCTTGATAAAGTACTGTACGTAAAACGATATGATCGATTGCAATAGGCTTAATCATAAAAACTCCCGAGTTAACATGTATGTTTGAAGTGGATAACGTGTCAGACAATTTTAAAGTATAGAATACACAAAGATAACATCAACATGACATACGTTAACTATTAAGCGTAAGCGAAAATAATACCGGTTGTTATACAAGCACTTCTAAATATAAGCTCAGTGTGACCTTAGTATAAACATTCTATTGGTATAAATTTTAAGACATGTGTTGATTTACATTAGGAAGGATGTATCTCCATGCACTAAGAACAATGCATGGAGATAGAGTAAAGCGTTATAACACTTTAGCAATTGATTGCGCTAAGTAATCAACATTACTATTAGCAATACCTGCAATACTCATTCGGCTTGAACCTACCATATAAATACTGTATTCATCTTGCAATTGCTGCACTTGCTCAGGTGTTATACCTAAGAAAGAGAACATGCCTTTTTGACGAGGGATAAAGCTAAAATCTCGTGTTACGCCACTCTCAATAAGCTTATCAACTAATAGCTGACGGTTGCCGTTGATGCGATTGCGCATTTCTGCAAGTTCACTATGCCATTGGGCACGTAATTCATCTGAATGCAGGATGGTTTCTACTAGGGCCGCACCATGTGCTGGTGGCATTGAATAAATACAACGAACAACACTGAGTAAAACAGAGTTTGCAATGTCAGCACTGTGTGAAGTTTCGCCAATGATAGAACAAGCGCCAATACGTTCACGATACAAGCCAAAGTTTTTAGAACATGAACTACAAACGATCATTTCTTTTACGCTATCAGCCATTAATCTAAGACCGTAAGCATCTTCGTCTAAACCTTCACCAAAACCTTGATAAGCCATATCAATTAACGGTAAAAAGCCAATGTCTTTTGCAACTTCAGCAATTTGTTGCCATTGTTCGTTGTTTAAATCCATACCACTTGGATTATGACAACAAGCATGAAGCAAGACAGTATCGGCAGCTTTAACTTCTTTTAAAGCAGCCAACATACCATCAAAATCAAGAGTTTTGTTTTCATAGTCATAATAAGGATAAGTTTTAACGTTTAAGCCTGCCGCTTGAAACACACCAGTATGGTTTGCCCAAGTTGGGTTACTCACCCAAATAGTAGCACCCGCTTTACATGAGTTAATAAACTCAGCAGCCACGCGTAATGCACCAGTGCCGCCAGGAGTAGAAACCGTGCGGGCACGATTTTCAATCAACACTTTATGATGACCAAAGACTAATTTAGCCATTTCTTCGTTAAAAAGTGATGAACCTGTTGGGCCAATATAAACTTTGGTATCTTCGGTATCGAGTCGATGCTTTTCAGCGGCTTTTACACATTGTAAAACAGCAGTATGACCTGCTTCATTTTTGTAGACACCTACACCTAAGTCGATTTTTTTAGGGTTAGAATCTTCACGATATTTAGCCAACAAGCCTAAAATAGGATCGGCAGGCAACGCCGTTAAGCTACCAAACATTTTTGGGTTTACCTTTTACGAAGAGAGGGTGTTGAGCGATTATACTCCGGGCTTGGAGCCGCTAAATTAAACCCTGTGATTAAAGGCTAAGCATAACGGCTATCCGGCTAAAATTAAAGCATAAAAATTAAAAAATCTCATGCTAAATAGCCTAAAAAGAACTAGCTGATAACGCATAGTTATAGCAAGCGAATTAACGCTAGAATATTGAATCTGTGGTAATTACGGGTAAATCATCTGTATTGGATGTAGTCTCTATCGGTAAGCTGTTGATGAGGTTAAATTTCACATCCTGAAAACTCTTTACAATCGTGGCTGATAATTAAAGTAAATAAGCCAGATTTAATTAAAAATAAATATCACTCATTGTGTATTTAATGCTGTAGAGCAAGCCAGTTAGCCAATGGCATGACTAACTGGAGATCATCAAATAAATACACAAAAGTTAAAGCTGAGTCGTAAGCGCCGCGATAAGGCCGATTATACCGCCAAAAACACCACCCCAAACCACCAGCCAACCTAAGTGCTCACGGATCATTCTTTGCACTATTTCTTTAACCAGTTGTGGAGTTAATTCATTAAGTCGCTTTTCAATTATATCGCTTACTTTTTCGCGCATACCCGCCATTATGTTCGGTTGCTCTAACTCTTCACGCAAAATGGCATTAAATTCATCACTTTGGCTTATTTCGATAACCGAGGCGCGCATTTTTTCAATAAAAGGTTCTCGCATAGGTTGTAAGGCTTCTGTGCCTCCAACCATCGCTAACATGCCGCCAAAGGAAGATTGCTCAACCACACTCACTAAGTTATCAAAAGCAGGCGATAAATCGACTTTATTTATAACGGGAGCAAGATCAATTGTCATAGCAGGGTTATCGCCGCCAGCTAAAAAACGGTCGATGTTTTCTTCGGTAAAAAACTGCTCCATCATTAACGCTCGAATCGCTACTTTAAAATCTTCAAAACGCGCAGGAATAACACCAGAACCATATAAAAAAGGCACTCGCTCAAATAACATGTGTATGGCAAGCCAATTGGTTATTGCACCAGATAAAGCAAATAAACCGACAGTAAAAATAATATTGTTTGCGACTGCATAGCCAATAATAATGGCTATAAGGGCTAGAAAGTTGGTGATAAAACTCTTATTCACAAAAGCTCCGTTACTTTGAGGGTGGTGATTCTGGTTATGGTATCAATTGCTTGCGGTTGCGCCAATAATTCATTTATCAGTTGCCAACATTAGCAGTATTACAACATGCTAATTTGCTATTTTAGTTGCAATATTAAACAATCATTGAAATAGTAAAATAAAATAATAAAAAGGGATTTTATGAATATTCGCACAACCTTCCCAACGTTAGTCACAATATGTAGTACTTTATGCTTGTTATTAAGCGCCAACATCTATGCTGAACAAAACATTAAAAAGCCAATAGCCAAAATTATTACCGCCCAAGATACAAACAGCAATCAAAGTGAATGGCGAACCGTTAAGGTTGAAAACATGGTGTTGCTAACACTCCCTCATGGCAAAGTTGTTATCGAGTTAGCTCCACAGTTTTCCCCAAAACATGTAGAACAATTCACCCAGCTAACAAAAGCAGGGCATTACAATGACAACAAATTTTATCGAGTCATTGACGGTTTTGTTGCACAAGCCGGCCCGGTTGATGGCAGTAAGGCCGACAACTCTGTTGCTTTATTATCGCTTGAAGGCGATTGGCCAACAGATGACACTTTTTCGTTTACATTAGTGCAAAATAAAGACTTATTTGCCGAACAAACCGGTTTTAAAGATGGCTTCGCACTTGCCCATAACCCCAGTGAAAATAGAGCTTGGTTAGCACATTGCCCAGGTATTATTGCCATGGCGCGAGGTAACGAAGCAGACTCAGGTTCAAGCCATTTTTATATAACTAATGGTCAAGCACCCAGGTATTTAGATCGCATAATGAGTATCTTTGGTCGAGTTATTTATGGCATGAACCATGTACAGTCAATAACGCGCACGGCTGTTATCGAGGGTGATACTGAAGTATCCACTACTGCTCATACGCCAATACTGTCAATGCAAATGATGGCTGATGTGCCCAAAACTGAGCAAATACACCTTCAAGTAACTAATACCGAAAGTCATTTGTTTGCGACTAAGCTTGCTGATCGTGTTAAGCGTGAAAACGCTTTCTTCTTTAAGAAACCACCACCTGTACTTGATGTCTGCCAAACCCCTGTATTGTCTCGCTTAATAAACAATAAAAACATCTAGTATTAATGACTAATATCCCCATAGGCGAGTTATCTCAAGTTCCCAGAAACCTTAAGCATAATTAGTAGTATTTTCAATTAATTAGGCTTAAGGTTTATGGGAATGTTATAGTCAAAACAATCGCTACACATAACAAATAAATTATAATATCTGCGCGTTAGGCAACCCAGTGTATTTCAACAATATCGATTGATGTTACTTGAATTTAATTCAGTTTTGCTTTTATAGTAGCCATTCGAATAGCTGATTGTTTAACTTTTACAATAATTTGTCGCTAAATGTTAGTGCTTTAAATTCTAAAATTTAACCAACATCAACCATTGAGTCATTGGAACTAATCATGAGTAGTAATTCAACAAATACCCGCCGAGCTTTTTTAGAAAAAGCATTCAACACCGGTGTATGGGCAACCGTAGCAACCAGTGGTTTGCTTAGTTCACTAGTAAAAGCGATGGCAGATGTCCCCACAGAATTACCGCTGGGTCAGTCAATTTATAACTTTGCTGGCGACGTAAAAGTAGATGGTAAAA
The Colwellia sp. Arc7-D genome window above contains:
- a CDS encoding amino acid aminotransferase, coding for MFGSLTALPADPILGLLAKYREDSNPKKIDLGVGVYKNEAGHTAVLQCVKAAEKHRLDTEDTKVYIGPTGSSLFNEEMAKLVFGHHKVLIENRARTVSTPGGTGALRVAAEFINSCKAGATIWVSNPTWANHTGVFQAAGLNVKTYPYYDYENKTLDFDGMLAALKEVKAADTVLLHACCHNPSGMDLNNEQWQQIAEVAKDIGFLPLIDMAYQGFGEGLDEDAYGLRLMADSVKEMIVCSSCSKNFGLYRERIGACSIIGETSHSADIANSVLLSVVRCIYSMPPAHGAALVETILHSDELRAQWHSELAEMRNRINGNRQLLVDKLIESGVTRDFSFIPRQKGMFSFLGITPEQVQQLQDEYSIYMVGSSRMSIAGIANSNVDYLAQSIAKVL
- a CDS encoding VOC family protein, giving the protein MIKPIAIDHIVLRTVLYQELINFYCNVLGCAVERKLPDDIGLTQLRAGASLIDIVDVNSALGKAGGDAPKPTGNNVDHFCLQIEAFDESALKEYLQSKGVAVGDFEERYGAQGMGRSLYLKDIAGNNIELRATI
- a CDS encoding peptidylprolyl isomerase; the encoded protein is MNIRTTFPTLVTICSTLCLLLSANIYAEQNIKKPIAKIITAQDTNSNQSEWRTVKVENMVLLTLPHGKVVIELAPQFSPKHVEQFTQLTKAGHYNDNKFYRVIDGFVAQAGPVDGSKADNSVALLSLEGDWPTDDTFSFTLVQNKDLFAEQTGFKDGFALAHNPSENRAWLAHCPGIIAMARGNEADSGSSHFYITNGQAPRYLDRIMSIFGRVIYGMNHVQSITRTAVIEGDTEVSTTAHTPILSMQMMADVPKTEQIHLQVTNTESHLFATKLADRVKRENAFFFKKPPPVLDVCQTPVLSRLINNKNI
- a CDS encoding DUF445 domain-containing protein, whose amino-acid sequence is MNKSFITNFLALIAIIIGYAVANNIIFTVGLFALSGAITNWLAIHMLFERVPFLYGSGVIPARFEDFKVAIRALMMEQFFTEENIDRFLAGGDNPAMTIDLAPVINKVDLSPAFDNLVSVVEQSSFGGMLAMVGGTEALQPMREPFIEKMRASVIEISQSDEFNAILREELEQPNIMAGMREKVSDIIEKRLNELTPQLVKEIVQRMIREHLGWLVVWGGVFGGIIGLIAALTTQL